One stretch of Brachyhypopomus gauderio isolate BG-103 chromosome 8, BGAUD_0.2, whole genome shotgun sequence DNA includes these proteins:
- the LOC143521083 gene encoding kinesin heavy chain-like isoform X1 has protein sequence MRRVLHLQRVRCERCERVCCGSTHCFSGLRDMTDPAEFGVRVLCRFRPLNQTEVSRGDKNIPRFRDGDTVVIAGKPYVFDRVLPPNSTQEQVYESCAKDTVKDVLDGYNGTIFAYGQTSSGKTHTMEGRLHDVQLMGIIPRIAQDIFDHIYSMKENLEFHIKVSYFEIYLDKIRDLLDVSKTSLTVHEDKNRVPYVKGCTERFVSSPEEVMDVIDEGKANRHVAVTNMNEHSSRSHSIFLIRIKQEHLDTAHKRMGKLYLVDLAGSEKVSKTGAAGSVLDEAKNINKSLSALGNVISALAEGTKTHVPYRDSKMTRILQDSLGGNCRTTIVICCSPSQTNEAETKSTLLFGQRAKRIRNTVCVNVELTAEEWKKKYEKEKEKNRSLKDIVERLKRELYQWRHGVCVPVEEQLNNEDQSEICDITPVISNAPPPLPSVTAVSQYEANISSLYKLLDDKDDEINLKIQLAEELKHQMEMQEELLASSQRDCVHLREALCSLQRDNEELRVEEREVLTALEELALGYNQKSLEASECVRANHTLTEELEQRSELLQAAQRAAVELQEMFAVQQKSVSEVLALLLRDLGDVGAIAGMGDITPLCKGCASLEEQFLAVQLFLQKLCSELKSVFIHTKRLETAHDHTSLEILANERELASCHLLVSQHQVKITSLTDCVQNVQDRQGQQELMQQYRSELPGQRHTHGTSESAAGLGVREALCPESNQDLCELEKMNHSQENKVAVIEPHAQTCGKLDADQREELCMTQKMLEDLKELNDGSLLEQRNVRSDCETHTQEKDLQNLVLHNESRKLPGQELRDLEESVARELNTLRNLRKLFVQNLTSHVRKSSELNSEDGGSNMMEKQKVCFLENNLEQLTNVHKQLLRENADLRCRLPALERRVRAATERVRALERALEQTRASAAHHRRFYQQEVDRIKDAVRAHNMFRCGHSPLIAKPVRAGHHHTFSAATVPGPAVYSYHHI, from the exons atgaGACGCGTGTTGCACCTGCAGCGTGTGCGGTGTGAGCGGTGTGAGCGCGTCTGCTGCGGAAGCACACACTGTTTCTCTGGGCTGCGAGACATGACGGACCCGGCCGAGTTCGGAGTCCGAGTTCTATGTCGGTTCAGGCCACTAAATCAGACCGAAGTCAGCAGAGGCGATAAAAACATCCCCAGGTTTAGAGACGGCGACACCGTCGTGATCGCT GGGAAGCCATATGTGTTTGACCGGGTTCTGCCTCCAAACTCAACCCAGGAGCAGGTATATGAGTCTTGTGCTAAAGACACAGTCAAAG ATGTTCTCGATGGCTACAACGGTACCATATTTGCCTATGGCCAAACTTCATCAGGGAAAACTCATACTATGGAG GGAAGGCTCCATGACGTTCAGCTTATGGGTATAATTCCCCGCATCGCTCAAGATATATTTGATCATATTTACTCCATGAAGGAGAACTTGGAGTTTCACATTAAG GTTTCCTACTTTGAAATTTATCTGGATAAAATCAGGGATCTCCTGGATG TGTCCAAAACCAGCCTGACAGTGCATGAAGATAAGAACCGTGTTCCGTATGTGAAG ggatgcACTGAGAGGTTCGTCTCCAGTCCTGAGGAGGTGATGGATGTGATTGATGAAGGCAAAGCCAACCGCCACGTGGCTGTGACCA atatgAATGAGCACAGTTCCCGCAGCCACAGTATTTTCCTCATCAGAATCAAGCAGGAGCATCTGGACACAGCGCACAAACGCATGGGCAAACTCTACCTGGTGGACCTGGCTGGGagtgagaag GTCAGTAAAACGGGTGCAGCAGGTTCTGTGCTGGATGAGGCTAAGAACATCAACAAGTCTCTGTCTGCGCTGGGAAACGTCATCTCTGCCCTGGCCGAGGGAACT aagACGCATGTGCCATATCGGGACAGTAAGATGACTCGTATCCTGCAGGACTCTCTGGGCGGGAACTGCAGGACCACAATTGTCATCTGCTGCTCACCATCTCAGACCAATGAGGCCGAGACCAAATCCACACTCCTTTTTGGACagag AGCCAAGAGAATCaggaacactgtgtgtgtgaacgtggaGTTGACAGCAGAGGAGTGGAAGAAGAAATATGAGAAGGAAAAGGAGAAAAACAGGAGCTTGAAAGACATTGTGGAGAGACTGAAGAGAGAGCTGTACCAGTGGAGGCacg gtgtgtgtgtacctgtggagGAGCAGCTCAATAATGAAGACCAGAGTGAGATCTGTGACATCACTCCAGTCATCAGcaatgccccgccccctttgCCCTCGGTTACTGCTGTGAGCCAGTATGAGGCAAACATCAGTAGCCTCTACAAACTCCTGGACGACAAG gatgATGAGATTAACCTGAAGATTCAGCTGGCTGAAGAACTGAAACACCAGATGGAGATGCAGGAGGAG ctGCTGGCATCATCACAGCGGGACTGTGTACACTTGCGTGAGGCGCTGTGCTCCCTACAGAGGGATAACGAGgagctgagggtggaggagagggaggtgctCACCGCCCTGGAGGAACTCGCCCTCGGCTACAACCAGAAGAGCCTGGAAGCCTCAGAGTGTGTACGCGCCAACCACACACTCACCGAGGAGCTGGAGCAGAGGAGT gagctACTGCAGGCTGCTCAGAGAGCTGCAGTGGAACTACAGGAGATGTTTGCTGTCCAGCAGAAGAGCGTGTCTGAGGTTCTGGCTCTGCTGTTGAGAGACCTCGGTGACGTGGGGGCCATCGCTGGCATGGGCGACATCACACCG ctgtgcaAAGGCTGCGCTTCTTTAGAGGAACAGTTTCTTGCAGTTCAGCTCTTCCTCCAGAAGCTCTGCTCGGAGTTGAAGAGCGTCTTCATCCACACCAAACGGCTGGAGACCGCCCATGACCACACCTCCCTCGAGATACTGGCCAATGAGAGAGAGCTGGCCTCCTGTCACCTACTCGTCTCCCAG CACCAGGTGAAGATCACGTCTCTGACGGACTGCGTGCAGAACGTGCAGGATCGCCAGGGGCAACAGGAGCTGATGCAGCAGTATCGCTCGGAGTTGCCGGGCCAACGGCACACGCACGGGACCTCGGAGTCGGCTGCTGGTCTCGGCGTGCGAGAGGCACTTTGTCCTG AAAGCAATCAGGATTTGTGTGAACTTGAGAAGATGAACCATTCACAAGAgaacaag gttgctGTAATTGAGCCTCACGCACAGACTTGTGGGAAGCTGGACGCTGATCAACGAGAGGAGCTGTGCATGACGCAGAAGATGCTGGAGGACCTGAAgga gtTGAACGACGGCTCACTGCTGGAGCAGAGGAACGTGCGCTCTGACTGTGAGACTCACACGCAGGAGAAAGATCTTCAGAACCTGGT ACTGCACAATGAGAGCAGGAAGCTGCCTGGCCAAGAGCTGCGAGACCTTGAGGAGTCAGTG GCTCGAGAGTTGAATACTCTGCGTAACTTGCGAAAGCTGTTTGTGCAGAATCTGACGTCCCACGTGAGAAAG AGCTCTGAGCTGAACTCTGAAGATGGAGGGAGTAACATGATGGAGAAACAGAAGGTCTGCTTTTTGGAGAACAACCTAGAGCAGCTCACCAATGTACACAAACAG CTGTTGAGGGAGAACGCTGATCTGCGCTGCCGTCTCCCGGCGCTGGAGAGGCGGGTGCGTGCGGCGACAGAGCGGGTCAGGGCGCTGGAGCGGGCGCTGGAGCAGACCAGGGCCAGCGCCGCCCACCACCGCAGGTTCTACCAGCAAGAGGTGGACCGCATCAAGGACGCCGTCCGGGCCCACAACATGTTCCGATGTGGACACTCTCCCCTGATCG CTAAGCCTGTCCGTGCTGGTCACCATCACACCTTCTCTGCAGCCACTGTGCCCGGACCAGCGGTCTACAGCTACCATCATATTTAG
- the LOC143521083 gene encoding kinesin heavy chain-like isoform X2: MEGRLHDVQLMGIIPRIAQDIFDHIYSMKENLEFHIKVSYFEIYLDKIRDLLDVSKTSLTVHEDKNRVPYVKGCTERFVSSPEEVMDVIDEGKANRHVAVTNMNEHSSRSHSIFLIRIKQEHLDTAHKRMGKLYLVDLAGSEKVSKTGAAGSVLDEAKNINKSLSALGNVISALAEGTKTHVPYRDSKMTRILQDSLGGNCRTTIVICCSPSQTNEAETKSTLLFGQRAKRIRNTVCVNVELTAEEWKKKYEKEKEKNRSLKDIVERLKRELYQWRHGVCVPVEEQLNNEDQSEICDITPVISNAPPPLPSVTAVSQYEANISSLYKLLDDKDDEINLKIQLAEELKHQMEMQEELLASSQRDCVHLREALCSLQRDNEELRVEEREVLTALEELALGYNQKSLEASECVRANHTLTEELEQRSELLQAAQRAAVELQEMFAVQQKSVSEVLALLLRDLGDVGAIAGMGDITPLCKGCASLEEQFLAVQLFLQKLCSELKSVFIHTKRLETAHDHTSLEILANERELASCHLLVSQHQVKITSLTDCVQNVQDRQGQQELMQQYRSELPGQRHTHGTSESAAGLGVREALCPESNQDLCELEKMNHSQENKVAVIEPHAQTCGKLDADQREELCMTQKMLEDLKELNDGSLLEQRNVRSDCETHTQEKDLQNLVLHNESRKLPGQELRDLEESVARELNTLRNLRKLFVQNLTSHVRKSSELNSEDGGSNMMEKQKVCFLENNLEQLTNVHKQLLRENADLRCRLPALERRVRAATERVRALERALEQTRASAAHHRRFYQQEVDRIKDAVRAHNMFRCGHSPLIAKPVRAGHHHTFSAATVPGPAVYSYHHI, from the exons ATGGAG GGAAGGCTCCATGACGTTCAGCTTATGGGTATAATTCCCCGCATCGCTCAAGATATATTTGATCATATTTACTCCATGAAGGAGAACTTGGAGTTTCACATTAAG GTTTCCTACTTTGAAATTTATCTGGATAAAATCAGGGATCTCCTGGATG TGTCCAAAACCAGCCTGACAGTGCATGAAGATAAGAACCGTGTTCCGTATGTGAAG ggatgcACTGAGAGGTTCGTCTCCAGTCCTGAGGAGGTGATGGATGTGATTGATGAAGGCAAAGCCAACCGCCACGTGGCTGTGACCA atatgAATGAGCACAGTTCCCGCAGCCACAGTATTTTCCTCATCAGAATCAAGCAGGAGCATCTGGACACAGCGCACAAACGCATGGGCAAACTCTACCTGGTGGACCTGGCTGGGagtgagaag GTCAGTAAAACGGGTGCAGCAGGTTCTGTGCTGGATGAGGCTAAGAACATCAACAAGTCTCTGTCTGCGCTGGGAAACGTCATCTCTGCCCTGGCCGAGGGAACT aagACGCATGTGCCATATCGGGACAGTAAGATGACTCGTATCCTGCAGGACTCTCTGGGCGGGAACTGCAGGACCACAATTGTCATCTGCTGCTCACCATCTCAGACCAATGAGGCCGAGACCAAATCCACACTCCTTTTTGGACagag AGCCAAGAGAATCaggaacactgtgtgtgtgaacgtggaGTTGACAGCAGAGGAGTGGAAGAAGAAATATGAGAAGGAAAAGGAGAAAAACAGGAGCTTGAAAGACATTGTGGAGAGACTGAAGAGAGAGCTGTACCAGTGGAGGCacg gtgtgtgtgtacctgtggagGAGCAGCTCAATAATGAAGACCAGAGTGAGATCTGTGACATCACTCCAGTCATCAGcaatgccccgccccctttgCCCTCGGTTACTGCTGTGAGCCAGTATGAGGCAAACATCAGTAGCCTCTACAAACTCCTGGACGACAAG gatgATGAGATTAACCTGAAGATTCAGCTGGCTGAAGAACTGAAACACCAGATGGAGATGCAGGAGGAG ctGCTGGCATCATCACAGCGGGACTGTGTACACTTGCGTGAGGCGCTGTGCTCCCTACAGAGGGATAACGAGgagctgagggtggaggagagggaggtgctCACCGCCCTGGAGGAACTCGCCCTCGGCTACAACCAGAAGAGCCTGGAAGCCTCAGAGTGTGTACGCGCCAACCACACACTCACCGAGGAGCTGGAGCAGAGGAGT gagctACTGCAGGCTGCTCAGAGAGCTGCAGTGGAACTACAGGAGATGTTTGCTGTCCAGCAGAAGAGCGTGTCTGAGGTTCTGGCTCTGCTGTTGAGAGACCTCGGTGACGTGGGGGCCATCGCTGGCATGGGCGACATCACACCG ctgtgcaAAGGCTGCGCTTCTTTAGAGGAACAGTTTCTTGCAGTTCAGCTCTTCCTCCAGAAGCTCTGCTCGGAGTTGAAGAGCGTCTTCATCCACACCAAACGGCTGGAGACCGCCCATGACCACACCTCCCTCGAGATACTGGCCAATGAGAGAGAGCTGGCCTCCTGTCACCTACTCGTCTCCCAG CACCAGGTGAAGATCACGTCTCTGACGGACTGCGTGCAGAACGTGCAGGATCGCCAGGGGCAACAGGAGCTGATGCAGCAGTATCGCTCGGAGTTGCCGGGCCAACGGCACACGCACGGGACCTCGGAGTCGGCTGCTGGTCTCGGCGTGCGAGAGGCACTTTGTCCTG AAAGCAATCAGGATTTGTGTGAACTTGAGAAGATGAACCATTCACAAGAgaacaag gttgctGTAATTGAGCCTCACGCACAGACTTGTGGGAAGCTGGACGCTGATCAACGAGAGGAGCTGTGCATGACGCAGAAGATGCTGGAGGACCTGAAgga gtTGAACGACGGCTCACTGCTGGAGCAGAGGAACGTGCGCTCTGACTGTGAGACTCACACGCAGGAGAAAGATCTTCAGAACCTGGT ACTGCACAATGAGAGCAGGAAGCTGCCTGGCCAAGAGCTGCGAGACCTTGAGGAGTCAGTG GCTCGAGAGTTGAATACTCTGCGTAACTTGCGAAAGCTGTTTGTGCAGAATCTGACGTCCCACGTGAGAAAG AGCTCTGAGCTGAACTCTGAAGATGGAGGGAGTAACATGATGGAGAAACAGAAGGTCTGCTTTTTGGAGAACAACCTAGAGCAGCTCACCAATGTACACAAACAG CTGTTGAGGGAGAACGCTGATCTGCGCTGCCGTCTCCCGGCGCTGGAGAGGCGGGTGCGTGCGGCGACAGAGCGGGTCAGGGCGCTGGAGCGGGCGCTGGAGCAGACCAGGGCCAGCGCCGCCCACCACCGCAGGTTCTACCAGCAAGAGGTGGACCGCATCAAGGACGCCGTCCGGGCCCACAACATGTTCCGATGTGGACACTCTCCCCTGATCG CTAAGCCTGTCCGTGCTGGTCACCATCACACCTTCTCTGCAGCCACTGTGCCCGGACCAGCGGTCTACAGCTACCATCATATTTAG